ACAGGTCCTTGGACTTCCTGCTTTTCTCCTATGTGACTGAAGATGATCCTTCGTTGTCTGGCCTGAGGATCAGCACTAATAAGTGATCCTCGTCTGGATAGATCCGAATACTGTGTTCAACACTGCTGGATTTAAATTTTCCTTCGGCAACGATCATCGTTTCTTCATCCAGAGCTCGGCGTAATTCTGCTTCGAGCGCAGATTTTTTTGGCAGATGATCCACAACCGCCGCTCCGAGGAGCGACTCTGAAGAGCCATCGAGGAACTGTTCTGCTCCCTCGTTGAGGTAGGTGATACAGAGATCAGTGTCGAGAGTGAGTAATGGATCAGCGACGCGATCGAGGAGATTCTGAAACCGTCTCATCTCCTTGCGATCTCTCCGTGAGGAGCGAAACCGCACAACAGCGTTGCAGATACGACTGCCTAGCATCTTGTACTGTTTTGAACCGGAAGGTTTCTGGACATAGTCGGTGACTCCCATCCGGATGGCTTCACTTGCGACTTTCTCGTTTCCTTTCCCGGTGAGGAGAATAAAAGGGAGAATGGGATACTCTTCACGGACAGTCGCAAGGACATCGAGTCCGTCGATATCTGGCATGTCGTAATCACAGACGATACAGTCCACACTAGATCGCTCGATGATCTCTGTGACCTCTGTTGGATCCGTGGTGATGATCGTCGAAAGTGACGCTTCGATTATCTTTTCGAGATACATCTTCTGTAGATCTGCGTACGCCGCTTCGTCGTCGACATGCAGGATAGTTATGTCACCAGTCATTTCATTTCTTTAATTGCGAGTGCCGATAGATTGTACATTCTATTACTATCATACGTGCCATCAAAAAACATTCTGTGGTGGCGCTAAAGATAGAATGCGTCTCCCGGTGTTGGGCGCTATCCACAGAATCATTGGAGGGACCCCGATAGACTGATCTCGTAGTTTTGTGTGAGTTAGAAACTTCAAGTTGTGTTATTCACATAATAGTTCTAATATTGGTTGGAAGAGTGACCATCGATTTGTTGGTCGTGGAATGTCTGAGTGAATACTTTTAAACAATTAAATCAAATAGAATTGATTTATTCGGCTATCAACGCAAAGCAGTAACCACGATGCCCGGTTAGCGTGACGAGCGTCGTCTTCTACATTGAACAGCGGTGAACAGATTGATCGGAGTGCTAGAAACCACCGTGAGGTCGAGATCGCGTCTATAACGGAGACGCGTGGTGCTTCCACTAGCGAAATCAAGTATCGTGGTCGTTTGGTGACTGCCAGCAGCCATCCAAAAAGCTATGGTCTGCCAGTACTGAACGCCGTGGACAGAGGATCATCAACAGATGTACGACCACATCCTCATCCCAGCCGATGGAAGCGACGAGGCAAAAAAAGCAGCCAAACACGGCATCGAACTTGCGGCAGCACTCGATGCGACAATACACGCGCTGTACGTCATGGATCTCCCGGGGGCTCCCCGAGCTCTTTCAATCAGGGACGACGAAGAACAGGTCCGTGAAGAGTACAAGCAGTACGGTCAGAACGTCACCAGTAAGATTTGTGAGATGGCGGACGAATCCGATGTCGAATGCATTGCCACGACCAGAAGCGGTGCAGTTCACGAAGAGGTCGTCAAATACGCCGACGAAGAGGCTGTCGACGTGATCGTGATGGGTACTGGATATCAGGGGCGATTTGGTGCGCTGCTTGGAACTGTCACTGAAAAAGTAGTTCGGACGTCGACTGTTCCGGTCATTTCGACCAAAATGGCCGAGTCCGAATCACGTCCGCATAGTTCAGATCAGTAATCCGGTAGTGATCCCTTCGACGATCTCGCTGAATGCCCATTCCGAAGTGATGCGTAGAACGGATAAATCCGGCCCAGAATCTATGGAATGGAGTAGTGGGGAACAAGATTGTTTGCTATACAACTCGATAGACCGTATGCTGGTGGCAAAATGTATACTAATCGTCGTTTGAGCGATGGCGAGCGAGGAGACAGGAGACGCTCTATATCCGTTTTTCGCGAAGATAAATCACAATGCTTGCGCTCAAAAACAAGGCTCCGGCTATTCCAAACTCGCTCGATGCCATGAACAGCGCTCCAGCCAGCATCAGCAGGAGGGCTGCGATCGCCAGAACCAGTGCGAGTACGTTCATTAGGCTCCCCCATCTCCTGTTGTATTCGGCGTATCTACCAGAAAACTATAGTATTTCATACATGCGTTGAAGAATATTAGGACGAACCGAATAAGAACTTGATGTGTGTTGGATCACTGAGCATGACTAGCTGCGCTGTAAATGTTTACTCCAAAGTAATTGTTGAATGACTCCGATCCAATGTGTCCTCGAGAACGATGAACGAAACGATGCTACGACTGACAGAGAGTTAGTCGTTGGAGGCTGTATCACCACCCTCCGTGACGTTTGTCACCATGTCTCCACCAGATGACGTTACGACCATGTCGTCGCGATCGCTAATTTCCTGTATCTGCTCTCTGAACGCTTCTGATTCGAGGATCTGGTACTCGTTATCGAGACCAAGGTAGACCGTATAGCACATCAACAGGAGAACAGCGGCGAATGGTAGGCCAGTCGTGACGGCAGCCGTCTGGAGCGCACCGAGTCCGCCACCATACAG
The nucleotide sequence above comes from Halocatena marina. Encoded proteins:
- a CDS encoding response regulator, producing MTGDITILHVDDEAAYADLQKMYLEKIIEASLSTIITTDPTEVTEIIERSSVDCIVCDYDMPDIDGLDVLATVREEYPILPFILLTGKGNEKVASEAIRMGVTDYVQKPSGSKQYKMLGSRICNAVVRFRSSRRDRKEMRRFQNLLDRVADPLLTLDTDLCITYLNEGAEQFLDGSSESLLGAAVVDHLPKKSALEAELRRALDEETMIVAEGKFKSSSVEHSIRIYPDEDHLLVLILRPDNEGSSSVT
- a CDS encoding universal stress protein, coding for MYDHILIPADGSDEAKKAAKHGIELAAALDATIHALYVMDLPGAPRALSIRDDEEQVREEYKQYGQNVTSKICEMADESDVECIATTRSGAVHEEVVKYADEEAVDVIVMGTGYQGRFGALLGTVTEKVVRTSTVPVISTKMAESESRPHSSDQ